One genomic region from Myripristis murdjan chromosome 7, fMyrMur1.1, whole genome shotgun sequence encodes:
- the LOC115361532 gene encoding uncharacterized protein LOC115361532 isoform X1 — protein sequence MDEISPLLGNQAQEAPDVPSPNLRPRHQELIPTPCGPIKPWSELSCLVKLYFCFSMASLSAMLALTVFSIYKQTMATYAYEDDVTVSLVQLVGILFCVYYIIRGVLQENRQELVAFVLSVLVVMVRSVVNFSVLPSQDKQELLVRFVCILCLGVVHIFCTTLLIQRPNMMAFRVGGALESLQEQYVLLNLCFSMVTFDLQAQLCLCILIMTSGSTMPTSNYIILGLGVFWACLTAGVGAVAVLKEAKTLVLVFVLQNIPEVAFFVYLMYRIIVKWGQDKTYTLEAAAVTGALISVVIKVVLFWALLRLVHNFGQGLRERMFAASKR from the exons ATGGACGAGATCAG TCCCTTGTTAGGCAACCAGGCGCAGGAAGCTCCAGACGTTCCATCTCCAAATCTGAGGCCCCGGCACCAGGAGCTCATCCCAACACCATGTGGCCCG ATCAAGCCTTGGTCGGAGCTGTCGTGCCTGGTGAAGCTCTACTTCTGCTTCAGCATGGCGTCCCTGTCTGCAATGCTTGCCCTCACTGTGTTCAGCATCTACAAGCAGACCATGGCCACGTACGCCTATGAGGATGACGTCACTGTGTCTCTCGTCCAGCTGGTTGGGATCT TGTTCTGTGTCTACTACATCATCCGAGGCGTCCTGCAGGAGAACCGTCAGGAGCTGGTGGCGTTTGTACTGAGTGTGTTGGTGGTCATGGTGCGATCGGTGGTCAACTTCTCAGTGCTGCCGTCCCAGGACAAGCAGGAGCTGCTG GTGcgttttgtgtgcattttgtgtttggGCGTGGTCCACATCTTCTGCACCACACTGCTCATTCAGAGGCCCAACATGATGGCTTTCCGGGTCGGGGGGGCCTTGGAGAGCCTCCAGGAGCAGTACGTCCTGCTCAACCTGTGCTTCTCTatggtgacctttgacctgcaggCTCAG TTGTGTCTGTGTATCCTGATCATGACATCGGGTTCGACCATGCCCACCTCCAACTACATCATCCTGGGCCTCGGAGTCTTCTGGGCCTGCCTGACCGCTGGTGTTGGGGCCGTTGCA gttttaaagGAAGCCAAGACCTTGGTATTGGTCTTTGTCCTGCAGAACATTCCCGAAGTGGCCTTTTTTGTTTATCTCATGTACAGG ATCATTGTAAAATGGGGCCAGGATAAGACGTACACCTTGGAGGCAGCTGCCGTCACTGGGGCTTTGATTTCAGTGGTGATTAAAGTGGTTTTATTCTGGGCCCTCCTCAGACTCGTCCACAACTTTGGCCAAGGCCTGAGGGAGAGAA TGTTTGCAGCCAGCAAGCGATAG
- the LOC115361532 gene encoding uncharacterized protein LOC115361532 isoform X2 produces the protein MASLSAMLALTVFSIYKQTMATYAYEDDVTVSLVQLVGILFCVYYIIRGVLQENRQELVAFVLSVLVVMVRSVVNFSVLPSQDKQELLVRFVCILCLGVVHIFCTTLLIQRPNMMAFRVGGALESLQEQYVLLNLCFSMVTFDLQAQLCLCILIMTSGSTMPTSNYIILGLGVFWACLTAGVGAVAVLKEAKTLVLVFVLQNIPEVAFFVYLMYRIIVKWGQDKTYTLEAAAVTGALISVVIKVVLFWALLRLVHNFGQGLRERMFAASKR, from the exons ATGGCGTCCCTGTCTGCAATGCTTGCCCTCACTGTGTTCAGCATCTACAAGCAGACCATGGCCACGTACGCCTATGAGGATGACGTCACTGTGTCTCTCGTCCAGCTGGTTGGGATCT TGTTCTGTGTCTACTACATCATCCGAGGCGTCCTGCAGGAGAACCGTCAGGAGCTGGTGGCGTTTGTACTGAGTGTGTTGGTGGTCATGGTGCGATCGGTGGTCAACTTCTCAGTGCTGCCGTCCCAGGACAAGCAGGAGCTGCTG GTGcgttttgtgtgcattttgtgtttggGCGTGGTCCACATCTTCTGCACCACACTGCTCATTCAGAGGCCCAACATGATGGCTTTCCGGGTCGGGGGGGCCTTGGAGAGCCTCCAGGAGCAGTACGTCCTGCTCAACCTGTGCTTCTCTatggtgacctttgacctgcaggCTCAG TTGTGTCTGTGTATCCTGATCATGACATCGGGTTCGACCATGCCCACCTCCAACTACATCATCCTGGGCCTCGGAGTCTTCTGGGCCTGCCTGACCGCTGGTGTTGGGGCCGTTGCA gttttaaagGAAGCCAAGACCTTGGTATTGGTCTTTGTCCTGCAGAACATTCCCGAAGTGGCCTTTTTTGTTTATCTCATGTACAGG ATCATTGTAAAATGGGGCCAGGATAAGACGTACACCTTGGAGGCAGCTGCCGTCACTGGGGCTTTGATTTCAGTGGTGATTAAAGTGGTTTTATTCTGGGCCCTCCTCAGACTCGTCCACAACTTTGGCCAAGGCCTGAGGGAGAGAA TGTTTGCAGCCAGCAAGCGATAG
- the nadka gene encoding NAD kinase isoform X2, giving the protein MQRAMKFNQCVLQDIPGNPNDNKVWKWHIQDPASQRLTWNKPPKSVLVVKKIRDASLLQPFKELCIFLTEVKNMIVYVERKLLEDPAIAGDENFGVIIKKLCTFREDLDDISNRVDFIICLGGDGTLLYASSLFQESVPPVMAFHLGSLGFLTPFKFDTYQSQVTQIIEGNAAIILRSRLRVRVLKENREKKARVDEKGIIMTNGDSEGSRKAMQYQVLNEVVVDRGPSSYLSNVDLFLDGHLITTVQGDGVIVSTPTGSTAYAVAAGASMIHPNVPAIMITPICPHSLSFRPIVVPAGVELKIMLSRDARNTAWVSFDGRRRQEICHGDSITITTSCFPVPSICFRDPVNDWFESLAQCLHWNVRKKQNYLSSEEDDF; this is encoded by the exons ATGCAGAGAGCCATGAAGTTCAACCAGTGCGTGCTGCAGGACATCCCTGGGAACCCTAACGACAACAAAGTGTGGAAATG GCACATTCAGGACCCAGCCAGCCAGAGACTGACATGGAACAAGCCTCCCAAAAGTGTCCTTGTCGTTAAGAAGATACGAGATGCCAGTCTGCTTCAGCCTTTCAAGGAGCTCTGCATATTCCTCACTGAG GTGAAAAACATGATTGTTTACGTGGAAAGGAAACTTCTAGAAGACCCAGCCATCGCGGGCGATGAGAATTTTGGGGTCATCATTAAGAAATTATGCACTTTCAGAGAAG atctCGATGATATTTCCAATCGTGTAGACTTCATCATCTGTCTTGGTGGAGATGGAACATTATTGTATGCGTCTTCACTCTTCCAG gAGAGCGTTCCACCAGTCATGGCCTTCCACCTGGGCTCCCTGGGCTTCCTTACACCTTTCAAATTCGACACCTACCAGTCTCAGGTCACCCAAATCATTGAGG gtaaTGCTGCCATCATATTGCGCAGTCGCCTGAGAGTGCGGGTGCTGAAAGAGAACAGGGAGAAGAAAGCCAGGGTGGATGAAAAGGGCATCATCATGACCAATGGAGACAGCGAAGGTAGCCGTAAAGCCATGCAGTACCAG GTGCTGAATGAGGTGGTAGTGGACAGGGGACCCTCCTCCTACCTCTCCAATGTCGACCTCTTCCTGGACGGACACCTCATTACCACAGTGCAGGGAGATG GTGTGATAGTATCTACACCTACAGGCAGTACAGCATATGCGGTAGCGGCAGGTGCTTCCATGATCCACCCCAACGTCCCAGCCATCATGATTACACCCATCTGCCCCCATTCGCTCTCCTTCAGACCCATCGTGGTGCCTGCCGGGGTGGAGCTCAAG ATAATGCTGTCACGTGATGCCAGAAACACAGCGTGGGTTTCATTCGATGGAAGGAGGAGACAAGAGATCTGCCACGGAGACAG TATTACCATCACTACTTCCTGCTTCCCCGTTCCCTCTATCTGTTTCCGGGACCCGGTCAACGACTGGTTTGAGAGCCTGGCCCAGTGTTTACACTGGAACGTGAGGAAAAAGCAGAACTACCTCAGTTCAGAGGAGGACGACTTCTGA